One window from the genome of Haladaptatus paucihalophilus DX253 encodes:
- a CDS encoding sulfatase, whose protein sequence is MTNDDAAAQNVVFVVMDTVRKDHLSVYGYDRPTTPGLERFAEEATVFEQAVSPAPWTLPVHASLFTGMYPSEHGASQENPYLEGATTLAQTLSAAGYDTACYSSNAWITPYTHLTDGFDDQDNFFEVMPGDFLSGPMAKAWKTMNDNESLRKVADKLVSLGNVAHEYLASGDGADSKTPQVIDQTIEFIDDSDGPYFSFINLMDAHLPYHPPKEYREEFAPNVDSTKVCQNSKEYNCGARDISDKEWGAIQGLYDAEIRHIDDQLQRLFSWLKENDEWDDTMVVVCADHGELHGEHDLYGHEFCIYDPLVNVPLMVKHPEMDPGVSDEQVELIDLYHTVLDHTGVSGSNSTRPLDEARSLLNADYRSFAEDVPGDGECAFVEYYRPVVELKQLEEKAKRANITLDENSRFYSRMRAARRPDAKYIRNERIEDEFYKLDDDPGELNDVTGEGTEEEVELEAALSAFEETVGGEWKEVSDDDVLGDMSDDAKDRLQDLGYID, encoded by the coding sequence ATGACGAACGACGACGCCGCGGCGCAAAACGTCGTATTCGTTGTGATGGACACGGTGCGTAAGGACCACCTCTCCGTCTACGGATACGACCGCCCGACGACGCCGGGCCTCGAACGGTTCGCGGAGGAAGCGACCGTCTTCGAGCAAGCGGTTTCTCCCGCTCCTTGGACCTTACCGGTGCATGCCTCCCTGTTCACTGGAATGTATCCCAGCGAACACGGCGCGAGCCAAGAAAATCCCTATCTTGAGGGGGCGACGACGCTCGCACAGACCCTCTCCGCCGCCGGATACGACACGGCGTGTTACTCCTCTAACGCGTGGATTACGCCGTACACGCACCTGACGGACGGCTTCGACGACCAAGACAACTTCTTCGAAGTGATGCCGGGGGACTTCCTCTCGGGCCCGATGGCGAAGGCGTGGAAGACGATGAACGACAACGAGTCGCTTCGGAAGGTCGCCGACAAACTCGTCAGCCTCGGCAACGTGGCTCACGAGTATCTCGCCAGCGGCGACGGTGCGGACTCGAAGACGCCGCAGGTCATCGACCAGACCATCGAGTTCATCGACGACTCGGACGGCCCGTACTTTTCGTTCATCAACCTGATGGACGCCCACCTGCCGTACCATCCGCCCAAGGAGTACCGTGAGGAGTTCGCGCCTAACGTCGATTCGACGAAGGTGTGCCAGAACTCGAAGGAGTACAACTGCGGCGCGCGCGACATCAGCGACAAGGAATGGGGTGCGATTCAGGGCCTCTACGACGCCGAAATCCGCCACATCGACGACCAACTCCAGCGTCTCTTCTCGTGGCTCAAGGAGAACGACGAGTGGGACGACACGATGGTCGTCGTCTGTGCGGACCACGGCGAACTGCACGGCGAACACGACCTGTATGGCCACGAATTCTGCATCTACGACCCGCTCGTCAACGTCCCGCTGATGGTCAAGCATCCCGAGATGGACCCCGGCGTGAGCGACGAACAGGTCGAACTCATCGACCTGTACCACACCGTCCTCGACCACACGGGCGTCTCCGGGTCGAACTCGACCCGACCGCTCGACGAGGCGCGGTCGCTTCTCAACGCGGACTACCGCTCGTTCGCCGAGGACGTGCCGGGCGACGGCGAGTGTGCGTTCGTGGAGTACTACCGTCCGGTGGTCGAACTGAAACAGCTGGAGGAGAAGGCGAAGCGCGCGAACATCACGCTGGACGAAAACTCGCGCTTCTACTCGCGGATGCGGGCCGCGCGGCGGCCGGACGCCAAATACATCCGCAACGAGCGCATCGAGGACGAGTTCTACAAACTGGACGACGACCCCGGCGAGTTGAACGACGTAACGGGCGAGGGAACCGAGGAAGAGGTCGAACTCGAAGCCGCCCTCTCCGCGTTCGAGGAGACGGTCGGCGGCGAGTGGAAGGAGGTCTCCGACGACGACGTGCTCGGCGACATGAGCGACGACGCCAAGGACCGACTCCAAGACCTCGGTTACATCGACTAA
- a CDS encoding N-acyl homoserine lactonase family protein, whose translation MPEVTLIDRGRVRADTAYVIDGYSMASAENPNPDHERIDFVVWNAVVETDAGTFLWDTGCPTDAAEYWPDPLYGAFEAYDAEEHPLEGDLADSGYELDDIDAVVMSHLHLDHAGQLGAFEGRDVPIYVHEEELKFAYYSAKTDDGSIAYLASDFDRDLNWEIVHRNTHTIADGFELHHLSGHTPGVLGARIETDDGTLLIAGDEAYVDANYADEVPLGPGLLWSERAWRDSLYTLKELERVHDADVLHGHDLERFEELAAKY comes from the coding sequence ATGCCGGAAGTCACGCTCATCGACCGCGGCCGCGTTCGCGCCGACACCGCCTACGTCATCGACGGCTATTCTATGGCGAGCGCAGAGAACCCGAACCCCGACCACGAACGCATCGACTTCGTGGTCTGGAACGCCGTCGTCGAGACGGATGCCGGAACGTTCCTCTGGGACACCGGGTGCCCGACGGACGCCGCGGAGTACTGGCCCGACCCGCTGTACGGCGCGTTCGAAGCCTACGACGCCGAGGAGCACCCGCTCGAAGGGGACCTCGCGGATTCCGGATACGAACTCGACGACATCGACGCCGTCGTGATGAGTCACCTCCACCTCGACCACGCCGGACAACTCGGGGCGTTCGAGGGCCGCGACGTCCCCATCTACGTGCACGAGGAGGAACTGAAGTTCGCCTACTACTCCGCGAAGACGGACGACGGGTCGATAGCCTACCTCGCATCGGATTTCGACCGCGATTTGAACTGGGAAATCGTCCACCGCAACACGCACACGATTGCCGACGGGTTCGAACTCCACCACCTGTCGGGACACACGCCCGGCGTGCTCGGCGCGCGAATCGAGACGGACGACGGGACGCTCCTCATCGCGGGCGACGAAGCCTACGTCGATGCGAACTACGCCGACGAGGTGCCGCTCGGTCCCGGCCTCCTCTGGAGCGAACGCGCGTGGCGAGACAGCCTGTACACCCTGAAGGAACTCGAACGTGTCCATGACGCGGACGTGCTTCACGGCCACGACCTCGAACGGTTCGAGGAACTGGCGGCGAAATACTGA
- a CDS encoding single-stranded-DNA-specific exonuclease RecJ yields the protein MSGPVPELSARAAACADRLRDADDVLLASHIDADGLTSAAIASSALERAGLPFETVFCKQLDAEALAAIAATDHETVLFTDFGSGQLDIIAEHESAGDFEPVIADHHQPADADTEFHLNPLLFGLDGSSELSGAGASYVLARALEPDAGDNRDLAALAVVGAVGDMQISDGELVGANTGIVEEGIDAGVVETGTDLALYGKQTRPLPKLLEYATDVYIPGISNDQNGVLRFLDGVGIDLKEDGDWRRWVDLTADERQTVASALVQRAMRKGVSASKIEGLVGTTYTLAAEPEGTELRDVSEFSTLLNATARYDRADVGLAVCLGDREAALEQARTLLKNHRRNLSEAISWVQSEGVTKEEHVQWFHAEDRVRETIVGIVAGMAVGANGIDRNVPILAFAEKNDEEVKVSARGTPALTRKGLDLSVVMKTASQAVGGDGGGHNVAAGATVPKGKEEAFVEHADELVGEQLG from the coding sequence ATGAGCGGCCCAGTTCCGGAATTGAGCGCGCGTGCGGCGGCCTGTGCGGACCGATTACGCGACGCGGACGACGTACTGCTCGCCTCGCACATCGACGCCGACGGGTTGACGAGCGCGGCCATCGCATCATCCGCCCTCGAACGCGCGGGACTTCCGTTCGAAACGGTGTTCTGCAAACAGCTCGACGCCGAGGCGCTCGCGGCAATCGCGGCGACCGACCACGAGACCGTCCTCTTCACCGACTTCGGCAGCGGGCAACTCGACATCATCGCGGAACACGAGTCGGCGGGCGACTTCGAACCCGTCATCGCGGACCACCACCAACCGGCGGACGCGGACACGGAGTTCCATCTCAATCCGCTCCTGTTCGGTCTCGACGGCTCGTCCGAACTCTCGGGTGCTGGCGCAAGCTACGTCCTCGCCCGTGCCCTCGAACCCGACGCGGGAGACAACCGCGACCTCGCGGCGCTCGCCGTCGTCGGCGCTGTCGGCGACATGCAGATTTCGGACGGCGAACTCGTCGGCGCGAACACGGGTATCGTGGAGGAGGGAATCGACGCGGGCGTCGTCGAAACCGGCACCGACCTCGCGCTGTACGGCAAGCAGACGCGTCCGCTACCGAAACTGCTGGAGTACGCGACGGACGTGTACATCCCCGGCATCTCGAACGACCAGAACGGCGTCCTCAGGTTCCTCGATGGCGTCGGCATCGACCTCAAGGAGGACGGCGACTGGCGGCGCTGGGTCGATTTGACGGCCGACGAACGCCAGACCGTCGCCAGCGCGCTCGTCCAGCGCGCGATGCGGAAGGGCGTCTCGGCGAGCAAAATCGAGGGACTGGTCGGCACCACCTACACGCTCGCCGCGGAACCGGAGGGGACCGAACTCCGCGACGTGAGCGAGTTTTCCACTTTGCTCAACGCGACGGCGCGCTACGACCGGGCGGACGTCGGCCTCGCGGTCTGTCTCGGCGACCGCGAGGCCGCCTTGGAGCAGGCGCGGACGCTGCTGAAAAACCACCGACGAAACCTCTCGGAGGCCATCAGTTGGGTCCAATCGGAGGGCGTCACGAAGGAGGAACACGTCCAGTGGTTCCACGCGGAAGACCGGGTGCGCGAAACCATCGTCGGCATCGTGGCGGGCATGGCCGTCGGCGCGAACGGCATCGACCGGAACGTCCCGATTCTCGCCTTTGCCGAGAAGAACGACGAGGAGGTCAAAGTCTCCGCGCGCGGGACACCCGCCCTCACCCGGAAGGGTTTGGACCTCTCGGTCGTGATGAAAACGGCCTCTCAAGCCGTCGGCGGTGACGGCGGCGGCCACAACGTCGCGGCGGGTGCGACGGTTCCGAAAGGGAAAGAGGAGGCGTTCGTCGAACACGCTGACGAACTGGTCGGCGAGCAACTCGGGTAG
- a CDS encoding NifU family protein, whose product MSTETQEDGDDLEERVSNFLRRNFPQIQMHGGSAAIQQIDRETGEVTIMLGGACSGCGISPMTIQAIKSRMVKEIPEINKVIAETGMGGDGGMGGGMSPSFPGESSGDDEDDEGPQAPF is encoded by the coding sequence ATGAGTACCGAGACTCAGGAAGACGGAGACGACCTCGAAGAACGGGTCAGCAACTTCCTGCGCCGTAACTTCCCGCAGATTCAGATGCACGGCGGGAGTGCTGCAATCCAGCAGATCGACCGCGAAACCGGTGAAGTCACCATCATGCTGGGCGGTGCGTGCAGTGGTTGTGGCATCTCCCCGATGACGATTCAGGCCATCAAGAGCCGCATGGTGAAAGAGATTCCCGAAATCAACAAAGTCATCGCGGAAACCGGTATGGGCGGCGATGGCGGAATGGGCGGCGGTATGAGTCCGTCCTTCCCCGGCGAGTCGAGCGGGGACGACGAGGACGACGAAGGTCCGCAGGCTCCCTTCTAG
- a CDS encoding DUF5783 family protein, with protein sequence MAEFDAEKFEDKYVHYFNELQRGYKNAFNYMNERYDSKLIHAIDQEVLNESEPFYEGDGEFRIELPENPTDRVRSVVVEAEKLEETLSVYVERLEYELARVFGFDPTDPDEN encoded by the coding sequence ATGGCCGAATTCGATGCCGAGAAGTTCGAGGACAAGTACGTCCATTACTTCAACGAACTTCAGCGCGGGTACAAGAACGCCTTCAACTACATGAACGAGCGGTACGATTCCAAACTCATCCACGCCATCGATCAGGAGGTGCTGAACGAGAGCGAGCCGTTCTACGAGGGGGACGGCGAGTTCCGCATCGAACTCCCCGAGAACCCGACCGACCGCGTGCGGAGCGTCGTCGTCGAGGCCGAGAAACTCGAAGAGACGCTTTCGGTGTACGTCGAGCGGTTGGAGTACGAACTGGCACGTGTGTTCGGATTCGACCCGACCGACCCGGACGAAAACTGA